Part of the Chloroflexota bacterium genome is shown below.
CTATTTTGATGCAACCAATGTTGCCAATGGCCCGTTTACGCCAAATCTACGACGAATTTTTACGTTTATATGCAATTCCAGGAGGCTCCGATGTCGATCACGCAGCACCCAATACTGGCACCGCTGATCGCCCAAGCGAATCATGTTGATGTTAAGACGCGCCAAATTCATACAACCCAGCCTGAGCATGAGTTACGCCGTTTTATTGCAGCCATGATCGGCTATAACCCCCGTTGGATGCAAAGTTTGTATGCGATTCGTTGGGGTTTTGTGCGCTTATTGGGCATGCGCCAGCAAGGCATACCCAACTCAAACCAGCTACGACCTGAGCAAGTGCCCATGCAAGTTGGCCAAAACTTGGGCTTTTTCAAGGTGACAGCCGCTGCCGAAGGCCAATATTTGGTGGCCTCGGCCAGCGAATCGCATCTCACTGCTTGGTTGGCGATTGTGCTGGAGCCGCTTGGTGGCGACAATTACAACCTACACACGGTCACAATTGTGCGCTATCACGCTTGGACAGGGCCAGTTTATTTTAATGTGATTCGACCATTTCATCATATTGTCGTCAACCAGATGATCAAGGCTGGTTTGGCGGGTCAGTCAACGATATAGGAGCAATGATGTTAGCACGAACCACAATTGTAGGCTTGATTGGTGGGGCAACGGCGTTAATTCATGGGGTTGGCGGCCAATTAACGGGGATTCAAGCCATGAACCAAACTACCTTGGCCGCCAGCCCACGCCTAGAACTTTTAGCAACTTGGCACATGATCACGATCCATCTTGGTTGGTTGGCCTATCAAGTTTGGCGCTTAGAGCAGCATCCACAGCCGAACGCTCAAGCACGGCTGATCGTTGGGCAATATTTGGCCTATAGCGGCTTGTGGCTAGGACTGAATTTGTTGGCTGGTCAGCTTTGGTTGGCTCCGCAATGGTTGTTATTGGCTGGTTTGGCAGGGCTAACATGGTGGGCTGCACCACGAAACAAGCAGCTTATTCAAGGAGTACATCAATGAAACCAGGTTTTTTTGGCAAGCTCAGTGCTTGGATTTTTATCTTGGTTGGGGTTGGTCACACGCATTTTCAATTATTTGAAACCTCGGCCAACTCAGGTGCTGCTGCTCGTTTGCAACAAATTCAGGTGCAATTGCCTGCCGCCCAACGCACCATGCTCGAACTCAATACGGGCTTTTCGTTGGCCATGGGCTATTTGCTGATTGTCTATGGTGGCCTGAATTTGTTGATAATGCGAGCGTTTGGCAATGATCTGGCCCGTTTGCGTTCGATCTGGCGGTTTAATAGTGCTGTTTCGTTGGGCTTGGCGCTGCTTTCATTCCGCTACTTTTTCAGCTTTCCTAGTGGCTCCTTCACCATCACCACGGTGTTATATGCCTTAGCTAGTCGTCAAGCCCGCAAAATAGCCTAAATCCATCAGAAGGCTGAACTATTGCAATAAAAATCGAGTATAGTTAGTACGATTAGATGCCAAGATCGGCGAGAGCGATCTTGGATTTTTAGTGCAATTGAGGCCTCTTTATGCTACGACGGATGTTAGTATTGTTGGTTTTGGTTGGGTTAGTCGCTTGTGGCACAAATGAACAAGCCGCCACCAACAGTGAAAGCCTAACGCTTAAATTGAATGTTCAGCCAAATCAAACCTATCGCTATACATCGACCCAAGTGCAACATACCACCCAAAGTATGTTTGGCACTGAGCAAACTCAAGTGACTACAACCACGATGGCGATGCAACAAAATATCATTTCGGTCTCAGCCGAAGGTGAAACCGTGATGCAGGTTATGATTGATTCGATTCGGGTTGAAAGCCAAACCGCTGATCAAACCATGACCTACGATTCAACTGATCCAGCTGCCAGCACCGATTCTCCAGAGTTGGCCCAATTTGCTGGCATGACTGGCCAACCAATCACGATTACCCTAAGCCCGGAAGCATCGGTTAACAAGATCGATGGCATGGATCAATGGATCGACAAGCTGCTCGGTGAGAATGAAATCACGCCTGAAGTTGCCATGATGCGTGATATGCTGACCAAAACACTTGAGCAAAGCTATGCTAAAGCCACAATTATTCCATTTGGTGGTAAACCTATGGTGATTGGCGATTCATGGCAAGATGTAACCGATCTGAATTTGCAAATTTTCTCGATGGTTTTGACCAATACCTATACCTTGAAAGAACGTAACGCGGGCTTGGCAACCTTCGATCTGACTGGCGATTTTGCCTTAGGCGAATTCAACTTTCCAGGCTTGGCCGAAGATGAAAATATCAAAATGACTATTGAAAATGGTAAAAACGGCAATACCCAAAAGGGTGTTGTGGTGATTGATGAAAAAACTGGGATGTTGAAATCAAACGTCTTTGACCAAACGATGTCAGTCATTATGAAACTTGAAGGTGAAGATGCTGGCCAATCGTTGGCTGTGCCAATCGAGCAAACCGTACATATGGATGTCCAATTGCAACCATAACATCAGCTTTTTCTCAGATGCGATTAAGTTGGCTATCGTGGTGAATTGATCAGGAGCGTGCTATAACCAAGGCACGCTTTTTTGATTTGAGGAGTTTATATGCGTATACGCTTATTCAGTGGTCTGCTAAGCTTGTTACTTGTGGCTGGATGTGGCAGCCAAGCAGTTCAGCCAACGATTACACCACCGCCAACCCTAACTACCGCCGCCCAAGTTGAGGTGCTAGCTACCGCAAGTTTAGCTCCGAGCGAGCCAACCGCCGAGCTTGCTACACCAACGCTTGACGACCCCAATGCCTTGGTCGATACCTCGCTGCTAACAGGTCGAATTTATTTTATCGATCCCTTGGGATTTGCAATTAACTCAATCACGCCAACTGGTGGCGATTTGCAAACGGCCTACAAAGAACAAGGGTCATTACCGTTATCACGCTTGGGAATCGACCCCAGCCTGAATTATTTGAGTCTGTTCAAAGGCGATTTTCTGCATATTTACACCACCGACTTTCAAGAGCTTTTGAGCTTGCCGAGTAGCTTTGAGCCAATTTGGTCGCCGCGCGGCGATGGCAAATTTGCCCTGCTCAAATTAACCGACATGGGCGAGGCCTTTGTTGATGTGTATGATTTGAATAGTGCTACGCCTGCCAGTACCGTGGTGAGCACGATTGGTTATCGTGCTGCTTGGCTCAGCGATGGGCTTGGGTTGCTAGTGCATAATGGCAATCAAATTGGCACAGCCAACCTTGATGATGGGGCATTTAGCCCAATGCTTGAGCTAGTGGAAGATGAAAATGGCACTTGGGCGGTTGATG
Proteins encoded:
- a CDS encoding DUF2867 domain-containing protein; its protein translation is MSITQHPILAPLIAQANHVDVKTRQIHTTQPEHELRRFIAAMIGYNPRWMQSLYAIRWGFVRLLGMRQQGIPNSNQLRPEQVPMQVGQNLGFFKVTAAAEGQYLVASASESHLTAWLAIVLEPLGGDNYNLHTVTIVRYHAWTGPVYFNVIRPFHHIVVNQMIKAGLAGQSTI
- a CDS encoding DUF6263 family protein; the protein is MLRRMLVLLVLVGLVACGTNEQAATNSESLTLKLNVQPNQTYRYTSTQVQHTTQSMFGTEQTQVTTTTMAMQQNIISVSAEGETVMQVMIDSIRVESQTADQTMTYDSTDPAASTDSPELAQFAGMTGQPITITLSPEASVNKIDGMDQWIDKLLGENEITPEVAMMRDMLTKTLEQSYAKATIIPFGGKPMVIGDSWQDVTDLNLQIFSMVLTNTYTLKERNAGLATFDLTGDFALGEFNFPGLAEDENIKMTIENGKNGNTQKGVVVIDEKTGMLKSNVFDQTMSVIMKLEGEDAGQSLAVPIEQTVHMDVQLQP